In Sphingobium amiense, a genomic segment contains:
- a CDS encoding transglutaminase-like cysteine peptidase, which translates to MTKRITRAAAVALTLAGAAGAFPAQAGTAIRTATVPAGEIADAPTGFVEMCERDQSLCLAGHDATHPLLAAAPSVSLDITPAALKAVPRFEAPVLPAIVLPGYAPQATPWGVSLVTVNVTLGIADPVSPFPASVSLPRPVPAMEIATGAVDRVHAPKAVPAAAPALSAGNVQADIALLRKVNAVVNTYVRQIADIYTAGVAERWNRPGIGRNAAGDCEDLAIEKRMELVEAGFDPSRLAFAVVYKRNYGMHIVLIARTAKGDVVLDSLSPHVLRWDETKYSWLRIQSMDDPNRWHRVGPAPLPVPPMQMVTTEPGQTLS; encoded by the coding sequence CAGGACGGCGACCGTGCCGGCCGGAGAAATTGCCGACGCTCCGACCGGCTTTGTGGAGATGTGCGAGCGCGATCAGTCGCTGTGTCTGGCGGGACATGACGCGACGCACCCGCTGCTGGCGGCGGCACCGTCCGTTTCGCTAGATATCACGCCTGCCGCTCTGAAAGCGGTTCCGCGCTTCGAAGCGCCGGTCCTACCCGCGATCGTGCTGCCGGGATATGCGCCGCAGGCGACGCCCTGGGGTGTTTCGCTGGTGACCGTCAACGTGACGCTCGGCATCGCCGATCCCGTGTCGCCCTTCCCCGCGAGCGTCAGCCTGCCGCGTCCGGTCCCTGCAATGGAGATCGCCACCGGGGCGGTGGACCGGGTGCACGCGCCCAAGGCTGTGCCCGCCGCCGCGCCGGCCCTGAGCGCCGGTAATGTTCAGGCGGACATCGCGCTGCTGCGCAAGGTCAACGCGGTCGTGAACACCTATGTCCGGCAGATCGCCGACATCTATACCGCTGGCGTGGCGGAACGGTGGAACCGGCCGGGCATCGGCCGCAATGCGGCAGGCGATTGCGAGGATCTGGCGATCGAAAAGCGGATGGAACTGGTCGAGGCGGGCTTCGATCCCAGCCGTCTGGCCTTTGCCGTCGTCTACAAGCGCAATTACGGCATGCATATCGTGCTGATCGCCCGGACGGCGAAAGGCGACGTGGTGCTCGACAGCCTCAGCCCGCATGTGCTGCGCTGGGACGAGACCAAATATAGCTGGCTGCGCATTCAGTCGATGGACGATCCGAACCGCTGGCACCGCGTCGGCCCCGCGCCGCTGCCCGTGCCGCCGATGCAGATGGTGACGACGGAGCCGGGTCAGACGCTGTCCTGA
- a CDS encoding acyltransferase family protein, translating to MPIGYRPDIDGLRAIAVGAVVLYHAGIPGLPGGFTGVDIFFVISGYLIGGQIFRETMASGFSFAGFYTRRVRRILPALFFLLAAMFLAGAVLLSPQELRELGKEAVPTTFGLSNLLYYTGGGYFGPASDAQPLLMTWSLGVEEQFYIVLPFIMMLLVKLRRDAILPLLVAGALLSFAASLLLLHADPKAAFYLLPPRAWELGIGVSLAVWEERRGGAPLPRALAQGAALAGLLLLGTGIAAFRADIAFPGWFALLPTVGTAILIATPGSAINRRVLSLAPMRGIGLLSYSWYLWHWPLFYFNRTLAGREQEGGGLLPIWAILSLSLVCAFLSWRFVERPLRRRLLPDRAVLIRYGLAALAVAGVGAMLFASHGLPARLPAQARLFAAQAMAARENPCLARYGVTAPVSPERCLPDLPAGRARLVVLGDSHAASLSPAFAALARREHMGFGEMTKSSCLPVEDAGTAQADRPAHAGECRAYQRAAFAHVLRDPAARMVVLSGFWSATPRLEGPDGSVVPVEVALDRAVAALRRAGKRVIVVQDAPRFAFDPYARVMGDFLPMRRWLHGGAAAEPAGDAAPAGDPARSAIAAIARRYPGVTLIDPQAGLCTGGRCAFRDERAIYYFDDQHLTAPGALRALRRLSLSRDQDSV from the coding sequence ATGCCGATCGGCTACCGGCCCGACATCGACGGGCTGCGCGCCATCGCGGTGGGCGCGGTCGTGCTCTACCATGCGGGCATTCCCGGCCTGCCCGGCGGTTTCACAGGCGTCGACATCTTTTTCGTGATCTCCGGCTACCTTATCGGCGGCCAGATTTTCCGCGAAACGATGGCGAGCGGCTTCTCCTTCGCCGGTTTCTACACCCGGCGCGTGCGCCGCATCCTGCCCGCGCTCTTCTTCCTGCTTGCCGCGATGTTTCTGGCCGGGGCGGTACTGCTTTCGCCACAGGAACTGCGGGAACTCGGCAAGGAAGCCGTTCCCACGACCTTCGGCCTGTCCAACCTGCTCTATTATACCGGCGGCGGCTATTTCGGGCCGGCGAGCGACGCCCAGCCGCTGCTGATGACCTGGTCGCTGGGGGTGGAGGAGCAATTCTACATCGTCCTGCCCTTCATCATGATGCTGCTGGTGAAGCTGCGGCGTGACGCCATTCTCCCGCTGCTGGTCGCAGGCGCGCTGCTGTCCTTCGCCGCGTCGCTGCTGCTTCTGCATGCCGATCCAAAGGCGGCCTTCTACCTTCTGCCGCCGCGCGCGTGGGAACTGGGCATCGGCGTATCTCTCGCCGTCTGGGAGGAACGGCGCGGCGGCGCGCCCCTGCCCCGCGCACTGGCGCAGGGAGCTGCCCTGGCGGGACTGCTGCTGCTGGGAACGGGGATCGCGGCGTTCCGCGCGGACATCGCCTTTCCCGGCTGGTTCGCCCTGCTGCCGACCGTCGGCACCGCGATCCTGATCGCCACACCGGGGAGCGCCATCAACCGGCGCGTCCTGTCGCTCGCGCCGATGCGGGGGATCGGCCTCCTCTCCTATTCCTGGTATCTGTGGCACTGGCCGCTCTTCTACTTCAACCGCACGCTGGCGGGGCGGGAGCAGGAGGGCGGCGGATTGCTCCCGATCTGGGCGATCCTGTCGCTCTCGCTGGTCTGCGCCTTTCTTTCCTGGCGGTTTGTCGAAAGGCCGCTGCGGCGCAGGCTCCTGCCCGACCGGGCCGTGCTCATCCGTTACGGTCTGGCGGCGCTTGCCGTGGCGGGCGTCGGAGCCATGCTCTTCGCGTCCCATGGACTGCCCGCCCGCCTGCCCGCGCAGGCCCGGCTGTTCGCGGCACAGGCGATGGCGGCGCGCGAAAATCCCTGCCTTGCCCGCTATGGCGTGACCGCACCGGTATCGCCGGAGCGCTGCCTGCCGGATCTTCCCGCCGGGCGGGCGCGGCTGGTCGTGCTGGGGGACAGCCATGCCGCGTCTCTCTCGCCCGCCTTCGCGGCTCTGGCCCGGCGCGAGCATATGGGCTTCGGCGAAATGACCAAGTCCTCCTGCCTGCCCGTCGAGGACGCGGGCACGGCCCAGGCGGATAGGCCCGCCCATGCAGGCGAATGCCGCGCCTATCAGCGTGCGGCCTTCGCCCATGTGCTGCGCGACCCGGCGGCGCGGATGGTGGTGCTGTCAGGCTTCTGGTCCGCCACGCCCCGGCTCGAAGGGCCGGACGGATCGGTGGTGCCGGTGGAAGTTGCGCTCGACCGCGCGGTCGCTGCGCTGCGCCGGGCGGGCAAGCGGGTCATCGTCGTGCAGGACGCGCCGCGCTTCGCCTTCGATCCCTATGCGCGCGTGATGGGCGATTTTCTGCCGATGCGGCGATGGCTGCACGGCGGAGCGGCGGCGGAACCGGCAGGCGATGCGGCTCCGGCGGGCGATCCTGCAAGGTCAGCCATCGCGGCCATTGCCCGCCGTTATCCCGGCGTCACCCTGATTGATCCGCAGGCGGGTCTCTGCACGGGCGGACGCTGCGCCTTTCGCGACGAGCGCGCGATCTACTATTTCGACGACCAGCATCTGACCGCGCCCGGCGCGCTCCGGGCGCTGCGCCGTCTTTCCCTGAGCAGGGATCAGGACAGCGTCTGA
- a CDS encoding glycosyltransferase family 4 protein, which yields MTGPVTVAILLSEGRNSRGGIGRVIGYLVRGLHQAAPDIRVRQLAARPTVAPVVKHLTVPLWMALFAIALIRDRVDIVHINVAPRGSTWRKMAYAALARRLGKRVLLHLHGSAYDEYFQSLGKKRQDMVRRFFGSADKVVTLSERWTRFMIDDLRVAPGRVVEIANGVPAAPDLHSPVAGGVTRIAFFGAVGHRKGTDILLEALAALAARGVAFEAVIGGDGDVEPMRDLARKLSLGDRVRFLGWVDEQAVDRELRQSDIFVLPSRAENQPVSILEAMARALPVVATRVGAIPRQVEDGVTGLLVEAGDADGLTGALARLAQDAELRGSMGQAGLAQFRARFSVEACAARFGQLYREMAGRPPR from the coding sequence ATGACCGGGCCGGTCACCGTCGCCATCCTCCTGTCCGAAGGGCGCAACTCGCGCGGTGGAATCGGGCGGGTCATCGGCTATCTGGTCCGGGGGCTGCATCAGGCGGCGCCCGACATCCGGGTGCGCCAACTGGCGGCCCGTCCCACGGTCGCGCCGGTTGTGAAGCATCTGACGGTGCCGCTGTGGATGGCGCTGTTCGCAATCGCGCTGATCCGGGATCGCGTCGACATCGTCCACATCAATGTTGCGCCCCGGGGTTCGACCTGGCGCAAGATGGCCTATGCGGCGCTCGCCCGGCGGCTGGGAAAACGTGTGCTGCTTCATCTCCATGGCAGCGCCTATGACGAATATTTCCAGTCGCTCGGAAAGAAGCGGCAGGACATGGTGCGCCGTTTCTTCGGCAGCGCGGACAAGGTCGTCACCCTGAGTGAGCGCTGGACCCGTTTCATGATCGACGACTTGCGCGTCGCGCCCGGACGGGTGGTGGAAATCGCCAATGGCGTGCCCGCGGCGCCCGACCTCCATTCGCCCGTCGCCGGCGGCGTCACGCGGATCGCCTTCTTCGGCGCGGTGGGGCATCGGAAGGGCACGGATATACTGCTTGAGGCGCTGGCTGCGCTGGCGGCGCGAGGAGTGGCGTTCGAAGCGGTGATCGGCGGCGATGGTGATGTCGAGCCGATGCGCGACCTCGCGAGAAAGCTCTCGCTGGGCGACCGGGTGCGTTTTCTGGGCTGGGTGGATGAACAGGCGGTGGATCGCGAACTGCGGCAATCGGACATCTTCGTCCTGCCCTCCCGCGCGGAGAACCAGCCGGTCTCGATCCTTGAGGCCATGGCGCGGGCGCTGCCGGTCGTCGCTACGCGCGTCGGCGCCATCCCCCGGCAGGTCGAGGACGGCGTGACCGGCCTGCTCGTCGAGGCGGGCGATGCCGATGGCCTGACCGGGGCGCTGGCCCGGCTGGCGCAAGATGCGGAGCTTCGCGGGTCGATGGGGCAGGCGGGCCTCGCGCAATTCCGGGCGCGCTTCTCGGTGGAGGCGTGCGCCGCCCGCTTCGGCCAGCTCTACCGCGAAATGGCGGGACGCCCGCCCAGGTGA
- a CDS encoding acyltransferase family protein — MGCKRRAGLGLTAQRSHNGPVQAGGVPQEMIEVMAQPRYGHGGRVRIDIQLLRALAILLVLAHHARIPGIPGGFLGVDIFYVISGYLMTGLIVRDLDRRTFSFRNFYARRIRRLLPAAFATLAVTALVAPWLLDIGEYRDFLKQLIGSFGFFANIALWQQSNYFASGALLKPLLHMWSLSIEEQYYLLIPLVLFLTPRALRMPLMLAATGASLALCFYFLTRNPAVAFYMLPTRAWEMGLGSLVALRVAKGSGGGRRVAVRAACLLLLLGVPLLVDESGHPGVPALLVCAATALLMLPGLTLAPRPWLVPLVAIGDRSYSLYLVHWPVYAFANNIFIRPVPLWVNIALLAIVLLWTELQYRLVEQRFRHMQVTGRSLMALALIAAMTIGGTMLATKGSEDDPAVLARRPNSGLAEACASNGSTLLPDACRTGPGATTQLWGDSLAMALAPGLAASLPGGLVQTTMPVCGPFLGIAPVNDRVQTPAWAKRCIAFNDAALDRAIRSRTADTVILSSVLAQYAPGVEPYDLLVRRNGRFVRTTQNESEILAAARQTVEALRAAGKRVIFAAPTPDPGFDMARCRARELRGVPTVYPASGCAFTLDDDRRARAPVLSLLREMERSGVPVLSVAPLLCPEGMCPTDRDGIILYRDHAHMSIAGSQWLGRHDRLGQKMRAAAR, encoded by the coding sequence ATGGGATGCAAGCGCCGGGCCGGGCTTGGCCTGACGGCGCAAAGATCGCATAACGGCCCTGTTCAGGCGGGTGGGGTGCCACAGGAAATGATCGAAGTGATGGCGCAGCCGCGATACGGCCATGGGGGGCGGGTGCGCATCGACATCCAGTTGCTGCGCGCGCTCGCCATTCTGCTGGTGCTCGCCCATCACGCCCGCATTCCCGGCATTCCCGGCGGCTTTCTGGGCGTCGATATCTTCTACGTCATCTCCGGCTATCTGATGACGGGCCTCATCGTCCGCGATCTCGACCGCCGCACTTTCTCGTTCCGCAACTTCTACGCCCGCCGCATCCGCCGCCTGCTGCCCGCCGCTTTCGCGACCCTTGCGGTCACCGCTCTGGTTGCGCCGTGGCTGCTGGACATTGGCGAATATCGCGACTTTCTGAAGCAGCTCATCGGCAGCTTCGGCTTCTTCGCCAACATCGCCCTGTGGCAGCAGTCGAACTATTTCGCGTCCGGCGCGCTGCTTAAACCCCTGCTGCACATGTGGTCTCTTTCGATCGAGGAGCAATATTATCTCCTGATCCCGCTGGTCCTTTTCCTCACCCCGCGCGCCCTGCGGATGCCGCTGATGCTTGCGGCGACCGGTGCCAGTCTCGCGCTCTGCTTCTATTTCCTGACCCGCAATCCCGCGGTCGCCTTCTACATGCTGCCGACCCGCGCGTGGGAAATGGGGCTGGGATCACTGGTCGCGCTTCGGGTCGCGAAGGGCAGCGGCGGCGGGCGGCGGGTGGCGGTTCGCGCCGCCTGCCTGCTGCTGTTGCTCGGAGTGCCCCTGCTGGTCGACGAAAGCGGGCATCCGGGCGTTCCGGCGCTGCTGGTCTGCGCGGCGACGGCGCTGCTCATGCTGCCGGGCCTTACGCTCGCTCCCCGCCCGTGGCTGGTGCCGCTCGTGGCGATCGGCGACCGGTCCTACTCGCTCTATCTCGTGCACTGGCCGGTCTATGCTTTTGCCAACAACATCTTCATCCGCCCGGTTCCGCTCTGGGTGAACATCGCCCTCCTGGCCATCGTATTGCTGTGGACCGAGCTGCAATATCGCCTCGTCGAGCAGCGGTTCCGCCACATGCAGGTCACTGGCCGCAGCCTGATGGCTCTGGCGCTGATCGCGGCGATGACTATCGGCGGCACGATGCTGGCCACGAAGGGAAGCGAAGACGATCCCGCAGTGCTGGCCCGCCGTCCGAACAGCGGTCTTGCGGAAGCCTGCGCATCGAATGGATCGACGCTATTGCCCGACGCCTGCCGCACAGGGCCGGGCGCGACCACCCAGCTCTGGGGCGATTCGCTGGCGATGGCACTGGCGCCGGGGCTTGCCGCGTCGCTGCCGGGCGGCCTTGTCCAGACCACCATGCCGGTCTGCGGCCCCTTCCTCGGCATCGCGCCGGTCAACGACCGGGTGCAGACCCCCGCCTGGGCAAAACGCTGCATCGCGTTCAACGACGCCGCGCTCGACCGTGCGATCCGGTCCCGCACGGCGGACACCGTGATCCTGTCGAGCGTGCTCGCCCAATATGCGCCGGGCGTGGAGCCTTACGACCTGCTGGTGCGCCGCAACGGCCGGTTCGTCCGGACGACCCAGAATGAGTCCGAAATCCTCGCCGCCGCGCGCCAAACGGTCGAGGCGCTTCGTGCTGCGGGCAAGCGCGTGATCTTCGCAGCGCCGACGCCCGATCCCGGCTTCGACATGGCGCGGTGCCGGGCGCGGGAGCTGCGGGGGGTGCCGACCGTCTATCCTGCGAGCGGCTGCGCCTTCACACTGGACGACGACCGCCGCGCCCGCGCGCCCGTCCTTTCCCTGTTGCGCGAGATGGAGCGCAGCGGCGTCCCCGTCCTGTCGGTCGCCCCGCTGCTTTGCCCGGAGGGGATGTGCCCGACCGACAGGGACGGCATCATCCTGTATCGCGATCATGCACATATGAGCATCGCCGGGTCGCAATGGCTGGGACGGCATGACCGGCTGGGGCAAAAGATGCGCGCGGCGGCGCGATGA
- a CDS encoding class I SAM-dependent methyltransferase: MLHEYSNIFRRKRFGRFLKLVDMVARAGNPVRILDVGGRADYWDGLKPLWGDRALDITIANLEPAVESANGYAHIHADARNLPQFSDGSFDVVHSNSVVEHVGNWADKVAMAREIRRLAPHHFIQTPNFWFPMEPHFRTLFIHWYPRPLQSGMLMRKPRGYHAVRDYDDAMVRIEGIDLLTRREMALLFPDSRIERERLGPLTKSLIAIR; the protein is encoded by the coding sequence GTGCTTCACGAGTACAGCAATATCTTCCGTCGCAAGCGGTTCGGACGGTTTCTGAAGCTGGTCGACATGGTAGCGCGGGCCGGCAATCCGGTTCGCATCCTTGATGTCGGCGGGCGCGCGGATTACTGGGACGGATTGAAGCCGCTATGGGGCGACCGCGCGCTGGACATCACCATCGCCAATCTCGAACCGGCGGTCGAGAGCGCGAACGGCTATGCCCATATCCATGCCGACGCGCGAAACCTGCCGCAGTTCAGCGACGGCAGCTTTGACGTCGTTCATTCCAACAGCGTCGTCGAACATGTCGGCAACTGGGCGGACAAGGTCGCGATGGCGCGGGAAATCCGCCGCCTCGCCCCCCATCATTTCATCCAGACGCCCAATTTCTGGTTTCCGATGGAGCCGCATTTCCGCACCCTGTTCATCCACTGGTATCCGCGCCCCCTGCAGAGCGGGATGCTGATGCGCAAGCCGCGCGGCTATCATGCCGTGCGCGATTATGACGACGCGATGGTGCGGATCGAAGGGATCGACCTGCTGACCCGGCGGGAAATGGCGCTTCTGTTTCCCGATTCCCGGATCGAACGCGAACGGCTGGGGCCGCTCACCAAATCGCTGATCGCCATTCGTTGA
- a CDS encoding polysaccharide biosynthesis protein yields MTSNAAIFLSGRLVTLVLLMAVQVVIVRALDPSQYALYALAFGIFALLQVGVSFGIPKVIAQVLPRAGWDIRNRAAARLVPALIALRVLASAVALLAGSMVAAALGWIALPPLALGAAACLFILVTIVQIDLDAMAQALRLQRTSRNALVVEALVRLVLLFLLYGVGRLTLAIEIMAISSFTLSGSSIMLFLAIRRRLREADQRDDIAPLDRQPLRSMAWSAYMSSAAWFTTSPPVMRLMGGYFLAIHPFAAFSFAQALVLSIQRFTPASLLLPFVEPAIVRDYNRSGELSRLEHGLSLLIKIDMLVIGAGVIVTSCCGTLLVDWVTAGKYGDYAFVFPFLLLYIGTNSVYRSFEVAAIAVGIRSQLSALLATSLAALGLALALIPHFGLIVLLLCPIFDAACRLLLVDRLLHRLGVRKVVDLPMVGALVAIIAGISAFGFEMSAMVTGAPILLGMTLAAMIAYLACALALRPLRWRELAAFGWSADHRMARLIRPLARP; encoded by the coding sequence ATGACCAGCAATGCCGCCATTTTCCTGTCGGGCCGTCTGGTGACACTGGTGCTGCTGATGGCGGTGCAGGTGGTCATCGTGCGTGCGCTGGACCCTTCGCAATATGCGCTCTACGCGCTGGCTTTCGGCATTTTTGCGCTGTTGCAGGTCGGCGTGTCTTTCGGCATTCCCAAGGTGATCGCGCAGGTGCTTCCACGTGCGGGATGGGACATCCGCAATCGCGCGGCGGCGCGGCTGGTTCCGGCGCTGATCGCGCTGCGCGTGCTGGCCAGCGCAGTCGCCCTGCTGGCTGGAAGTATGGTGGCGGCGGCTCTGGGATGGATCGCGTTGCCGCCGCTCGCGCTGGGTGCCGCGGCATGCCTGTTCATCCTCGTCACCATCGTCCAGATCGACCTTGACGCGATGGCGCAGGCGCTGCGGCTGCAACGCACGTCGCGCAATGCGCTGGTGGTCGAAGCCCTCGTCCGGCTGGTTCTGCTCTTCCTTCTCTATGGCGTCGGGCGCCTGACGCTGGCGATCGAGATCATGGCGATCAGCAGCTTCACCTTGTCGGGCAGCAGCATCATGTTGTTCCTCGCCATCCGCCGCCGCCTTCGCGAAGCGGACCAGCGCGACGACATCGCGCCGCTCGACCGGCAGCCGCTGCGCAGCATGGCGTGGAGCGCCTATATGAGTTCGGCGGCATGGTTCACGACCAGCCCGCCCGTGATGCGGCTGATGGGCGGCTATTTCCTCGCCATCCATCCTTTTGCGGCCTTTTCCTTTGCGCAGGCGCTGGTGCTCAGCATCCAGCGCTTCACCCCCGCGTCGCTGCTGCTCCCGTTCGTCGAACCTGCCATCGTGCGCGACTATAACCGCAGCGGGGAGCTTTCGCGGCTGGAGCACGGGCTGTCGCTGCTCATCAAGATCGACATGCTGGTGATCGGCGCTGGTGTGATCGTCACCAGTTGCTGCGGCACGCTGCTGGTGGACTGGGTGACGGCGGGCAAATATGGCGACTATGCCTTCGTATTCCCGTTCCTGCTGCTCTATATCGGCACCAATTCGGTCTATCGGTCGTTCGAAGTGGCGGCCATCGCGGTGGGCATCCGGTCGCAACTCTCTGCCTTGCTCGCCACCAGCCTTGCCGCGCTGGGTCTGGCGCTGGCGCTGATCCCGCATTTCGGCCTCATCGTGCTGCTGCTCTGCCCGATTTTCGATGCGGCCTGCCGGCTGCTGCTGGTCGACCGGCTGCTGCATCGGCTGGGCGTGCGCAAGGTGGTGGACCTGCCGATGGTGGGGGCGCTCGTCGCGATCATTGCGGGCATTTCCGCTTTCGGCTTCGAGATGAGCGCCATGGTGACGGGCGCGCCGATCCTGCTGGGCATGACGCTGGCGGCGATGATCGCCTATCTGGCCTGCGCGCTTGCCCTGCGACCGCTGCGCTGGCGCGAACTCGCGGCTTTCGGATGGTCGGCCGATCATCGGATGGCGCGGCTGATCCGGCCGCTGGCGCGCCCGTAA
- a CDS encoding acyltransferase family protein has translation MSNRNDLPAHDAAATRPAPDPHPDKLISLEAGRFFAALGVVLFHYTALVEDFTHVTVLANIFRPGHVGVPYFFVLSGFIMYHVHRRDMGRANAVRYFAVRRAIRLFPMFWGISLVMLIGFLMVPSLAVNRPPSMQGIVFDLLLLPHKDAILAISWTLRHEVVFYLFFSLMLLFGNRALWLVGLWIFASLTGAAFHLDRLGLGNWSIVGSNLNLGFGLGILCAMGVARPSDRHPLWWIVGGGGALALLGALEWHLGRFAPHGEHVLGQADDIGYLIAAAALIYGLAKMEKRLSIPGAGLWKMLGGASYLLYLLHQPMGSVLVRIMPVSGLSPLALFALVTLAATLASVMAHLLVERPITAWLSRNVRVAKPVAASAAAA, from the coding sequence ATGTCCAACCGCAACGATCTCCCGGCCCACGATGCGGCAGCGACGCGGCCTGCGCCGGACCCGCATCCCGACAAGCTGATTTCCCTGGAAGCCGGACGCTTTTTCGCGGCTCTGGGCGTGGTGCTGTTTCATTACACGGCGCTGGTGGAGGACTTCACCCATGTGACCGTGCTGGCGAACATCTTTCGCCCCGGGCATGTGGGGGTGCCCTATTTCTTCGTATTGAGCGGCTTCATCATGTATCATGTCCATCGGCGGGACATGGGACGTGCCAACGCCGTCCGATATTTCGCGGTGCGGAGAGCGATCCGGCTGTTTCCCATGTTCTGGGGCATCAGCCTTGTGATGCTGATCGGGTTCCTGATGGTGCCGTCGCTGGCGGTCAACCGGCCTCCGTCCATGCAGGGCATAGTGTTCGACCTGCTGCTGCTGCCGCACAAGGACGCCATCCTCGCAATTTCATGGACGCTGCGGCACGAGGTGGTGTTCTACCTGTTTTTTTCCCTGATGCTGCTGTTCGGCAACCGCGCGCTGTGGCTGGTGGGTCTGTGGATTTTCGCCAGCCTGACCGGCGCCGCCTTTCACCTCGACCGGCTCGGTCTGGGGAACTGGTCGATCGTCGGCAGCAATCTCAATCTGGGCTTCGGTCTCGGCATCCTCTGCGCCATGGGCGTGGCGCGCCCGTCTGACCGGCACCCGCTCTGGTGGATCGTGGGGGGCGGCGGCGCGCTTGCGCTGCTGGGCGCGCTGGAATGGCATCTCGGCCGCTTCGCCCCGCATGGCGAGCATGTTCTGGGACAGGCGGATGACATCGGATATCTGATCGCCGCCGCCGCCCTGATCTATGGCCTTGCGAAGATGGAAAAACGGCTGAGCATTCCCGGCGCGGGTCTGTGGAAAATGCTGGGGGGCGCTTCCTATCTCCTCTATCTGCTGCATCAGCCCATGGGATCGGTGCTGGTCAGGATCATGCCTGTGTCCGGCCTTTCTCCGCTCGCGCTGTTCGCATTGGTGACGCTGGCGGCGACCCTTGCTTCGGTGATGGCGCACCTGCTGGTCGAGCGGCCGATCACCGCATGGCTGTCGAGAAACGTCCGGGTGGCAAAGCCGGTGGCGGCGAGCGCCGCTGCGGCATGA
- a CDS encoding glycosyltransferase family 2 protein, producing the protein MSFTADTHVPRVSVVIPAYNSAALIGATLRTVIDQTMPDWEAIIVDDCSTDDLAAVIDGFADPRIRLIRHRVNGGASAARNTGIAAAKGRFIAFLDADDAWVPDKLERQLAAVLAQPDPDRVFCVTRMVVTLGDGRQLIRPVRGKRPDERMDEFIFVEAGFCQTSTFLASADLIRSIGGFRLLPIGEDHLFAIDLCNAGAQYLLIDAALATYVNEIRDNRLSRMTSLEDGKIFMAAVRDTLSPRAMLAYHSRYLGAWELRRNPLAGLALLFRAVAAGVLSPRQAAILLMRSVISHDLYHKIRAKILFRQEN; encoded by the coding sequence ATGAGTTTCACCGCCGACACACATGTTCCACGCGTCTCCGTCGTCATTCCCGCCTATAATTCGGCTGCCCTGATCGGCGCGACGCTGCGCACGGTGATCGACCAGACGATGCCGGACTGGGAAGCCATCATCGTCGACGATTGCTCCACAGACGATCTGGCGGCGGTCATCGACGGTTTTGCCGACCCGCGCATCCGCCTCATCCGCCATCGGGTGAATGGCGGCGCGAGCGCGGCGCGCAACACCGGCATCGCGGCGGCGAAGGGGCGGTTCATCGCCTTTCTGGACGCCGACGATGCCTGGGTGCCGGACAAGCTGGAGCGGCAACTCGCCGCCGTTCTGGCGCAGCCCGATCCCGACCGCGTCTTCTGCGTCACCCGCATGGTCGTCACGCTGGGCGACGGCCGGCAACTCATCCGCCCGGTGCGGGGCAAGCGCCCGGATGAACGGATGGACGAATTCATCTTCGTCGAAGCGGGCTTCTGTCAGACCAGCACATTCCTGGCCTCCGCCGACCTTATCCGAAGCATTGGCGGCTTTCGCCTTCTGCCCATCGGCGAAGACCATCTGTTTGCCATCGACCTGTGCAACGCAGGCGCGCAGTATCTGCTGATCGACGCGGCGCTTGCGACCTATGTGAACGAGATACGCGATAACCGCCTGAGCCGGATGACAAGTCTCGAGGACGGCAAAATCTTCATGGCCGCCGTCCGCGACACCCTGTCGCCGCGCGCGATGCTGGCCTATCACAGCCGCTATCTGGGCGCTTGGGAGCTGCGCAGAAATCCGCTCGCCGGTCTCGCCCTGTTGTTCCGGGCCGTCGCTGCGGGGGTCTTGTCACCGCGTCAGGCCGCGATCCTGCTGATGCGATCGGTGATTTCGCACGATCTCTATCACAAGATCAGGGCGAAGATACTGTTCCGGCAGGAAAATTGA